The window TCACACGGTTGGATGATTTGTCGTCAGCCATCGGCACATTGAAATTCGGAGAGAAGACGAACCAATGGCTGGCTGACCAAAGAGAACAGGATGAAGACCTGCAAAAACAGATGCAGGAAATCCGGGCGATGCAAAGACAACTTGAAAAGCAGGAACAGCAAGAAGGGGCAGGAAATGGCGTGGAGCAGCTTCAAGCTGACCTTGCACAAGCGATGGCTGACTTAGACAGTCAGCTGCAACAAACACTCCAAAACAATAGTCACAGCTTTTCAGAGGCAATGGCTCAAGCCATGCAGGAAACAAAAAAGGTGAAGGATGGTCTGAAATCGTTACTTGGTGGCTCTGGAGCTGGTAGTGGGGATGCAGAACTGAAAAAGGTTCCTTTACGGGACCAAATTTCTTTAGCTGAAAAAATCGCATCTAATAAACAGATGAAAGAAATTGCAGATTGGGCTGGTCGATTTAAACAGATAGCTCGTAGAAAGCAAAAATCTAAGCATAGTGATTCAATGGAAAGAAGCGGAGTTACGCTAGGTAACGACATTGAAAGACTGTTACCGATGGAATTAGGCTTATACACACATCCAATAACGAAGAACGACTTCCTGCGTCGCTTTGTCGAAGGTCAGACAATGATGTATGAACAGGAGGGGCAAGAAGTTCTAGGTAAAGGGCCGATCGTACTTTGTCTGGACCAGTCGGGCAGTATGCACAAACTTGATACTCAATCAAAAGGGTTTACGTTAGCTCTTATGTCGATTGCAAGAAAACAAAAAAGAGATTTTTGCTTAATCTTGTTCTCTACGCGTACACAGATCTTTCAATATGAGAAAGGGAAAATTAAAGGTTCTGATATGGTTAGTTTTGCTCAGACTTTCTTAGGTGGAGGTACGAACTTTGCACTTCCTCTGGATAAGGCGATGAATGTCATAAACGAAAGCCGTTTTAAACAAGCAGATATCGTGTTTGTTACGGACGGCGAAGACAGGTTAAGGGATTCATTTTTAGAATCATTCAATAAGAAGAAAAAAGAGAAAGACTTCAAAGTGCTTTCCCTTGTAATAGGTAGTAGTACAAATACGGTGCAACAGTTTTCCGATAAAGTTGTACAAGTCAAAGAC of the Sporosarcina sp. FSL K6-1508 genome contains:
- a CDS encoding VWA domain-containing protein, whose amino-acid sequence is MIRNTTRNENRSVLNTDAFDKRRFKEIYEMSQGLQKISLEGELPTYEPLLADIWASLYKMKPEITEEDVDGDLQVNKSLMERIMTDESFENYRSFTRLDDLSSAIGTLKFGEKTNQWLADQREQDEDLQKQMQEIRAMQRQLEKQEQQEGAGNGVEQLQADLAQAMADLDSQLQQTLQNNSHSFSEAMAQAMQETKKVKDGLKSLLGGSGAGSGDAELKKVPLRDQISLAEKIASNKQMKEIADWAGRFKQIARRKQKSKHSDSMERSGVTLGNDIERLLPMELGLYTHPITKNDFLRRFVEGQTMMYEQEGQEVLGKGPIVLCLDQSGSMHKLDTQSKGFTLALMSIARKQKRDFCLILFSTRTQIFQYEKGKIKGSDMVSFAQTFLGGGTNFALPLDKAMNVINESRFKQADIVFVTDGEDRLRDSFLESFNKKKKEKDFKVLSLVIGSSTNTVQQFSDKVVQVKDFDDEGSFTAFEI